The DNA sequence TCGCCACAAGACGATACAGTGGGCATCAAAAACGCCGAGCAAATCTATCATGCCGCCCACCACCCCAAAAGTTTTGTGTCGCTTGATGGCGCCGATCATCTACTTTTTGACAAAAAAGATTCCATCTATGTAGGGGAGGTCATTTCTGGTTGGGCGAAGAGGTATCTAAACATACAGGAAAAAGTGGATGCCACCCTAAAAACAAAACATCAGGTAGCCGCCAGTCTTGATGCTGATGATGGCTTTACCACACAAATGAAAGTAGGCAACCATTATATGTTGGCCGACGAACCCATTTCGTATGGCGGAAATGACTTTGGCCCCTCACCCTACGAACTGGTTTCCGCAGGCTTATCAGCTTGCACGGCAATGACCATACAGCTGTATGCCAAACGCAAAGGCTGGCCCGTCGAAAATGTCGAGGTGCATAGCTCGTACAGTAAAGACCATGCGCAAGACTGTGAGAATTGTGAGGCCGATAGTGCCAAAATAGATACCTTCGAACGTGAGATCAAATTGACAGGTGATTTAGATGATAAGCAAAAACAGCGTATCATGCAGATAGCCGACAAATGCCCCGTGCACAAAACCTTGCACAGCAAGACCCAGGTCATCAACACGCTAATCGAATAGCACGACTGAAATCTGAGTATGGAGAGCCCGGTTTTTGAAGCAACCGTCAGTGGAATGCACAGTCTGATCATACCCGAGCAGATTGCGAGGCCATTTATCGATAATGGGCACAAAAGGGTGAAGGTTGTGGCCTCTTTTGAAGGAAAGTCTTTAACGTTTCATGCCGCGCTGAACAAATACCAAGGCAATCATGTCATCATGTTCAGCAAAAACAATCAAAAGACCCTAGGTATTTTTCTGAACGATTATTTTCAATTGCAGTTTTTTGAAGATACCTCAAAATATGGTGTTGAAGTGCCCGAAGAATTGGAAGCGGTTCTGATGGACGATCAAGCCGCCTTTCAAATTTTTGAGTCGTTCACCAAAGGCAAGCAAAGGGGCATTATCTATGCCATTGGCCGTTACAAAAACTCCCAGACCCGCATAGACAAATCATTGGTGCTCTGTGAAAACCTGAAACGGGGCATTCGCGACAACAAAGAGCTGCTAAGGCATTTTAGTTGACAGTACCTTTTATAATTGTTAACTTTATGCAGAACCTAAAAAAACCCTTACTATGAAAAAATTGATTGCGCTGCCACTTGGGCTTATGCTACTAATGGCTTTTAGCTGCAAACAGGCAAAAAAAGAAGCCGAAGAAACTTCTGAAGAAATGGAGCAGACCGTTGAAGAGGTGAAGGAGAAAATCAAAGTGGAAACCATAAAATTTCAGATGGAGCCTAAAAGCGACAGTAATGTCAAAGGCGAGGTTACCTTTACCGAAGAAAATGGGGCTGTAACAATGATGGCCAGTTTTTCAGGTTTGACCCCTGGTGAGCATGCCATCCACATCCACGAAAAGGCCGATTGTTCTTCTGCGGATGGAAAGTCTACTGGTGGGCATTGGAACCCTACCTTTCAACCTCACGGAAAATGGGGCGATGAAGGGGGATATCACAAAGGGGATATCGGTAATTTCGAAGCAGATGCCGATGGCAATGGAACTATCGAGTTTTCAACCGACCAGTGGTGTATCGGTTGCGACGATGAAACAAAAAACATCGTGGGCAAAGCCGTTATCGTACACCAAGGTGTAGATGATTTCACTTCGCAGCCAAGTGGGGCGGCCGGAGCAAGAATTTCATGTACAGGAATCATCCAGTGATTTCCATAGCAAATAATCACAAAGCCGCCAAATGGCGGCTTTTTCCCTTATAAAGTATTATTTTCAACATTTAGCATAAGACAACTACGCAATACGCTCAACTAAAACTACGAACTATGAACAAAAAACTTCTCTTGATCGGTTTGGCCACACTATGTTTGACTTTTTCTTGTGAAAAAAAAGTGTCGACAGCCAGTGTCTCCTCTCCTAGCGGCAACAATGAAATCACTTTTCAACTGACCGGTGACGGAACACCCTACTACCTGGTAAAACACGGCAACAATGTCGTCATAGACAGTTCATCCATGGGCTTCGATTTCAAAGACCAAGATCCCATAAAAAAGGGACTGAAAATTACGGGAACCGCATCCAATACGGTTGATGAAACTTGGGAAATGCCCTGGGGAGAGCAGCGAAATGTGCGCAATCATTACAATGAGCTTATCGTGAATTTGCAAGAAACAGCAGCACCCAACAGGAAGTTCAACATCCATTTCAAGGCCTATGATGATGGGGTGGCCTTTCGCTATGAGTTCTTGGAACAAGAAGGTAGGGACAGTATTACCATCATGGACGAGCATACCGAATTTCAATTGACAGGAGATCATACCACATGGTGGATACCTGGTGATTGGGACATTTACGAGCACCTGTACAACACCACCAAAGTATCTGAAATAGATGCACTGTCAAAAACCGGGCACAGCAATTTGGCGGCAACTTACATTCCTGAAAATGCCGTGAACACGCCGGTAACGATGCGCTCTGACGATGGACTACACCTGGTTTTTCATGAAGCCGACCTGACCAATTATGCGGGCATGACCCTCAAGGTTGACAATGAATCCCTTTTGTTGACCAGTGAATTGGTGGGCTCTGACCGATTGGGGCATAAAGTGTCCACTGCCCTTCCTGCCAAAACTCCTTGGCGTACCGTGCAGATTGCCGACAGGGCAGGTGACCTGATTGAATCACGTTTGATAGAAAACCTCAACGAACCCAACAAATTGGGCGATGTTTCTTGGTTTACGCCCATGAAATATGTGGGTATTTGGTGGGAAATGCACCTAGGCGTTTCCACCTGGGATATGGAAGCTACCCAAGACATGAACACCTTCGCTACCTTGGGCAAAGAGCAGACAAGTGTTGTACACGGGGCCACTACGGAAAACACCAAAAAATATATCGATTTTGCCGCGGCCAATGGTTTTGGTGGTGTATTGGTCGAAGGATGGAACACCGGCTGGGACCGTTGGATCGGCTTTGAAGACCGTGAAGGGGTCTTTGATTTTGTGACACCCTATGCCGATTATGATTTGGACGAACTTTCTGATTACGCCAAATCGAAAGGTGTGGAGATTATTATGCACCACGAGACCAGTGCGGCTCCCCGAACCTATGAGCAACAAATGAAAGCTGCCTACGAATTGATGCAAAAACACGGTATGCATTCGGTCAAAACCGGATATGTGGGCAAAATCATTCCGAAAGGAGAATATCATCACGGCCAATGGATGGTGAACCATTACCGAAAAGTACTGGAAACGGCCGCCGAATATGAAGTGGCGATCAATGCTCACGAACCCATTAAGGCAACCGGGCTACGGCGCACCTACCCCAACGCCATTGCCAGGGAAGGGCTTCGGGGGCAAGAGTTCAATGCCTGGGCCACCGATGGGGGCAATCCGCCAGAACATTTGCCCATTGTGGCCTTTACCAGAATGCTTTCTGGGCCCATTGACTTTACCCCAGGGGTTTTTGAAATCTCATTGACCACAAAACCCGACAATCAAATCAATACGACACTTGCCCAACAATTGGCACTGTATGTGGTCATCTACGGGCCTATTCAAATGGCCTGCGACTTACCTGAAAACTATGAGGGACAGCCTGCCTTTCAATTTATCAGGGATGTTGGGGTCGATTGGGAGCAATCGAAAGTGTTGAACGGCGAAGTCGGTGACTTTGTGACCATAGCCCGTGAAGAACGCGAGACCGGCAATTGGTTCGTCGGGGGTATCACCGATGAGAACAGTCGTGAAATTACCGTTGATTTCAGTTTCTTGGAGGATGGCAAAACCTATGAGGCCATCATTTATAAAGATGCCGATGATTCACATTACCGAAACAATCCCACGGCCATTGTCATCGAACAGCTCGAAATCAAAAAAGGAGATACCCAGGCCATCACCCTACAAGAAGGGGGCGGGTTTGCCATTAGTTTGAAGGCGAAGTAAAGATTCAGGCAGTTTCTCTTCATTACCATACAGGAAAAGATGGCAAATGAAATTAAATTGGGTTTGACTTTATCAATTTTCGGTACTCTTTATACACTATATAGTCTTAAAGAAATTCGAAATTTAAATATGGAAAGCGAATACGGTAAATCTGTAATTGTAGGTGATTTTATTATGGGCTTAGCATTTTTAGTATCTGGTATATTGCTGCTTTCGAACTAAGCCGCCAACGTATAAATCCTTTGGCCTCATATTTCTTACAATATAGAGTAAAGCATATCTATATTCTATAAGTAGAAAATATAAGTCTGCTGCAGTATTTTAATATTACCAGTCAGTAAACTGGCGATTATGTCAACTCACCTCTTTCCGCAGTACTTCCAAGGGTGGGCTCTGCAATACCGAACGGCTGTTGAGCAAGCCTATCAACAAGACCAATACGGTAATACCGGGCAAAACGATGAGCATCGGCTCCCAAGAGGGCGTGAATTCGGTATCGAAAACGAATTTGGCCAACAAATAACTTCCCAAAAGAGACAACAAAACACCCATGGCACTGCCCAAAAGTCCTAAATAGAGGTATTCGAACGCAGTAATACGCAGTATCTGCTTGCTCTTTGCCCCGAGGGTGCGCAGTAACACGCTTTCTTTAATGCGTTGGTATTTGCTGGTGCGCACCGAACCTATCAATACAATGATACCGGTCAATATGCTGAAAAAGGCTATGAAGTTGATGACCCAAGCGATTTTATCGAGAATATCTTCAATGACCGTGAACACCTGCCGCAAATCGATGATGGACACCGTGGGCAATTGTCGTACCAATTTTCGCTGTAAAGATGCCGAAATGGTCTCGTCGGGTGTTTTCGTCGTCAGAATATGGAATTGTGGAGCTTCCTCCAGCACTCCCGAAGGGAACAATATATTGAAATTCAACTGCATACGAAGCCAATCGACCGATCGAATATGCGCCACGACCGTTTCCATCAATACCCCTTGAATATTGAACAGCAGCTTATCCCCTACTTTGACCCTGGCATCTTCGGCCACATTATCGGTCAAAGAAACGGGTATCGGTCCATCTTCCCAAGTGGTTTGGGGCCATGAACCGTCAATGGTCGTCTCAGAGGCAACCAACGAATCGCGGTAGGTAACACGAAACTCGTGGTACAAAATCCATGAATTGAGGGTCGAGGTGGTGTCGGTAATGATCTCTCGAACGGTCGAATCCTTGATTTGGTGAATGCGCATGGTGATGATGGGTATGCTGTTGATGACATCTAAACCTTCTTCTGTAATTCCTAAAGAAGCTGTTTCCCGTTCCTCGGTCTGCACATCCAACAAAATAAGGTTCGGGGCCTCCCTCGACCCATCGATCGATGCCCGTGCCAGTAATATGTCTCTCGTAAAATAAAGCGTGCTGATCAAAAAGGTACCAATACCAATGGCCAATATCAGAACGACG is a window from the Muricauda sp. SCSIO 65647 genome containing:
- a CDS encoding bifunctional alpha/beta hydrolase/OsmC family protein is translated as MNTLKVEFHNIEGQKLVGRLELPVDRHPHNFALFAHCFTCNKNLIAVKNISRALTSNGFGVLRFDFTGLGESEGDFADTNFSGNVADLVTAADFLRENYQAPTLLIGHSLGGAAVIFAATEINSVKAIATIGAPSNPKHVKHLLKSGIDEINETGKATINLSGRDFTIKKQFLEDLETKSLPETAKALRKPLLIMHSPQDDTVGIKNAEQIYHAAHHPKSFVSLDGADHLLFDKKDSIYVGEVISGWAKRYLNIQEKVDATLKTKHQVAASLDADDGFTTQMKVGNHYMLADEPISYGGNDFGPSPYELVSAGLSACTAMTIQLYAKRKGWPVENVEVHSSYSKDHAQDCENCEADSAKIDTFEREIKLTGDLDDKQKQRIMQIADKCPVHKTLHSKTQVINTLIE
- a CDS encoding YdeI/OmpD-associated family protein, with translation MESPVFEATVSGMHSLIIPEQIARPFIDNGHKRVKVVASFEGKSLTFHAALNKYQGNHVIMFSKNNQKTLGIFLNDYFQLQFFEDTSKYGVEVPEELEAVLMDDQAAFQIFESFTKGKQRGIIYAIGRYKNSQTRIDKSLVLCENLKRGIRDNKELLRHFS
- a CDS encoding superoxide dismutase family protein gives rise to the protein MKKLIALPLGLMLLMAFSCKQAKKEAEETSEEMEQTVEEVKEKIKVETIKFQMEPKSDSNVKGEVTFTEENGAVTMMASFSGLTPGEHAIHIHEKADCSSADGKSTGGHWNPTFQPHGKWGDEGGYHKGDIGNFEADADGNGTIEFSTDQWCIGCDDETKNIVGKAVIVHQGVDDFTSQPSGAAGARISCTGIIQ
- a CDS encoding glycoside hydrolase family 97 protein, encoding MNKKLLLIGLATLCLTFSCEKKVSTASVSSPSGNNEITFQLTGDGTPYYLVKHGNNVVIDSSSMGFDFKDQDPIKKGLKITGTASNTVDETWEMPWGEQRNVRNHYNELIVNLQETAAPNRKFNIHFKAYDDGVAFRYEFLEQEGRDSITIMDEHTEFQLTGDHTTWWIPGDWDIYEHLYNTTKVSEIDALSKTGHSNLAATYIPENAVNTPVTMRSDDGLHLVFHEADLTNYAGMTLKVDNESLLLTSELVGSDRLGHKVSTALPAKTPWRTVQIADRAGDLIESRLIENLNEPNKLGDVSWFTPMKYVGIWWEMHLGVSTWDMEATQDMNTFATLGKEQTSVVHGATTENTKKYIDFAAANGFGGVLVEGWNTGWDRWIGFEDREGVFDFVTPYADYDLDELSDYAKSKGVEIIMHHETSAAPRTYEQQMKAAYELMQKHGMHSVKTGYVGKIIPKGEYHHGQWMVNHYRKVLETAAEYEVAINAHEPIKATGLRRTYPNAIAREGLRGQEFNAWATDGGNPPEHLPIVAFTRMLSGPIDFTPGVFEISLTTKPDNQINTTLAQQLALYVVIYGPIQMACDLPENYEGQPAFQFIRDVGVDWEQSKVLNGEVGDFVTIAREERETGNWFVGGITDENSREITVDFSFLEDGKTYEAIIYKDADDSHYRNNPTAIVIEQLEIKKGDTQAITLQEGGGFAISLKAK